A section of the Roseomonas marmotae genome encodes:
- a CDS encoding DNA topoisomerase IB, which produces MLTEAAAKVEPPRPPAGIPPSRAEEAEAAAAAGLRYVSDDGPGIRRRRSGGGFAYRDDKGAAIREKATLQRIRKLAIPPAWTDVWICLRANGHIQATGRDAKGRKQYRYHPEWRAARDATKYEHVMEFAHALPGIRRRVDEDMALRGLGREKVLATVVHLLDTTLIRVGNEDYAQANKSYGLTTLRTRHVAVEGAELRFEFKGKSGKMWKLRLRDRRVAKVVRACQDLPGQELFQYLGEDGERQSVTSADVNAYLREISGHDITAKDFRTWAGTVLAAMALSEFETFDSATAAKRNMKAAIEHTASRLGNTPAICRKCYVHPEVLDSYMQGGLLVQVKQEIEAELRQELPDLKPEEAAVLAFLRARLARAMNGG; this is translated from the coding sequence ATGCTGACTGAAGCCGCCGCCAAGGTCGAGCCACCACGGCCACCAGCCGGTATCCCGCCCAGCCGCGCGGAGGAGGCGGAAGCCGCCGCCGCCGCAGGGCTGCGCTATGTCTCCGACGACGGGCCGGGCATCCGCCGCCGGCGCAGCGGCGGCGGCTTCGCCTATCGCGACGACAAGGGCGCGGCGATCAGGGAAAAGGCCACGCTGCAGCGCATCCGCAAGCTGGCCATTCCACCGGCCTGGACCGATGTCTGGATCTGCCTGCGTGCCAACGGGCATATCCAGGCCACAGGCCGCGACGCCAAGGGACGCAAGCAGTATCGCTACCACCCGGAATGGCGGGCGGCGCGGGATGCGACGAAGTACGAGCATGTCATGGAATTCGCCCATGCCCTGCCTGGCATCCGCAGGCGAGTGGACGAGGACATGGCCCTGCGCGGGCTGGGGCGGGAGAAGGTGCTGGCCACCGTCGTGCATCTGCTGGACACCACGCTGATCCGCGTCGGCAATGAGGATTACGCCCAGGCCAACAAGAGCTATGGCCTGACGACGCTCCGCACCCGCCATGTGGCGGTGGAGGGCGCCGAGCTGCGCTTCGAGTTCAAAGGCAAGAGCGGCAAGATGTGGAAGCTGCGCCTGCGCGACCGGCGCGTGGCGAAGGTGGTGCGCGCCTGCCAGGACCTGCCGGGCCAGGAACTGTTCCAGTATCTCGGCGAGGATGGCGAGCGGCAGAGCGTCACCTCGGCCGATGTGAACGCCTATCTGCGGGAGATCAGCGGGCACGACATCACCGCCAAGGATTTCCGCACCTGGGCCGGCACAGTGCTGGCCGCCATGGCGCTCAGCGAGTTCGAGACGTTCGACAGCGCGACAGCCGCGAAGCGCAACATGAAGGCGGCGATCGAGCATACGGCGTCGCGGCTGGGCAATACGCCGGCGATCTGCCGCAAATGCTATGTCCATCCGGAAGTGCTGGACAGCTACATGCAGGGCGGCCTGCTGGTGCAGGTGAAACAGGAGATCGAGGCCGAGCTGCGCCAGGAGCTGCCGGACCTGAAACCGGAGGAAGCCGCCGTCCTGGCCTTCCTGCGGGCACGGCTGGCCCGGGCGATGAACGGCGGCTGA
- the gcvT gene encoding glycine cleavage system aminomethyltransferase GcvT, whose product MTETLLETPLASLHRELGARMVPFAGYSMPVQYPAGIMAEHLATRQAAALFDVSHMGQAELVGEGAAEALERLTPADVKILKPGRQKYGLLTTESGGILDDFMVTNLGDRLFLVLNASRKDVDCAAIEAVLPAGVSLKRLPDRALLAFQGPGAVAALATLAPAVSAMRFMDVQAVEIAGIQTLVSRSGYTGEDGVEISVPAEQAEALARALLALPGAVPAGLGARDSLRLEAGLCLYGNDIDESTSPVEANLVWTIGKRRRTEWNFPGAGRVRDELDNGPKRLRVGILPEGRQPARGHTPIQAGGAVVGEITSGGFGPSLNGPCAMGYVAREHAADGTALDLMVRGKASPARVAPTPFVPHRYAR is encoded by the coding sequence GTGACCGAGACGCTTCTCGAAACCCCCCTGGCATCCCTGCACCGGGAGCTGGGCGCGCGCATGGTGCCCTTCGCGGGCTATTCCATGCCCGTGCAGTATCCCGCCGGCATCATGGCGGAGCACCTGGCCACCCGGCAGGCCGCCGCGCTCTTCGATGTCTCCCATATGGGGCAGGCGGAGCTGGTGGGTGAGGGCGCGGCCGAGGCGCTGGAGCGCCTGACGCCGGCCGATGTGAAGATCCTGAAGCCCGGCCGGCAGAAATACGGCCTGCTGACCACCGAATCCGGCGGCATCCTGGACGACTTCATGGTCACCAATCTCGGGGACCGGCTCTTCCTGGTGCTGAATGCCAGCCGCAAGGACGTGGACTGCGCCGCCATCGAGGCCGTGCTGCCTGCCGGTGTCTCCCTGAAGCGCCTGCCGGACCGCGCGCTGCTGGCCTTCCAGGGTCCGGGTGCCGTGGCCGCGCTGGCCACCCTGGCCCCGGCCGTCTCCGCCATGCGCTTCATGGACGTGCAGGCGGTCGAGATCGCCGGTATCCAGACCCTCGTCAGCCGCAGCGGCTATACCGGCGAGGACGGGGTCGAGATCAGCGTCCCGGCGGAGCAGGCCGAGGCGCTGGCCCGCGCCCTGCTGGCCCTGCCCGGCGCCGTGCCGGCGGGCCTCGGCGCCCGCGACTCGCTGCGGCTGGAGGCGGGGCTCTGCCTCTACGGCAACGACATCGACGAGAGCACCAGCCCGGTGGAGGCCAACCTCGTCTGGACCATCGGCAAGCGCCGCCGCACCGAGTGGAATTTCCCGGGCGCCGGGCGGGTTCGTGACGAACTGGACAATGGCCCGAAGCGCCTGCGCGTCGGCATCCTGCCCGAAGGCCGCCAGCCCGCCCGTGGCCATACCCCGATCCAGGCCGGCGGCGCGGTGGTCGGCGAGATCACCAGCGGCGGCTTCGGCCCCTCGCTGAACGGCCCCTGCGCCATGGGCTACGTGGCGCGCGAACACGCCGCCGACGGCACGGCGCTCGACCTCATGGTGCGCGGCAAGGCCTCCCCGGCCCGCGTCGCGCCGACCCCCTTCGTTCCCCACCGTTACGCCCGATAA
- the gcvP gene encoding aminomethyl-transferring glycine dehydrogenase, whose translation MSSALAELQALEDHGAFAERHIGPSPAEIDAMLKVVGVDSLDALADRTVPADIRGQDLSVLPPAITEAEVIAELRALSEKNVRRKSLIGMGYHGTHVPPVILRNVLENPGWYTAYTPYQAEIAQGRLEALVNFQTMVTDLTGLPVANASLLDEATAAAEAMALALAATRAKSSTLLVAADVHPQTIAVVRTRAEPLKLAVEIVTPAEIAAACAAKKPFALLLQYPGTTGEVRDIAPEIAAAQAAGGLAIVAADPLSMVLLKAPGEMGADVVIGSSQRFGVPMGYGGPHAAFMAVKDAYKRLMPGRLVGVSVDVAGKPAMRLALQTREQHIRREKATSNICTAQVLLAVMAGMYAVWHGPEGLRRIAKRVALQARLLAGAAEAAGLKLRHVGFFDTITIEAGDKADALYHAAYERGFNLRKLDDGALSIALDETVTREELAVLAEVLGGALGTPAGGIPQALERQSAILTAAVFHTHHAEHAMLRYLKSLEDKDVALNRSMIPLGSCTMKLNATAEMIPVTFPGFSDIHPFAPADQAQGYIEMIRRLESWLAAITGFAGVSLQPNAGSQGEYAGLLAIRAFHHANGHGERDICLIPSSAHGTNPASAAMAGMRVVVVGCDRDGNVDLPDLEAKIAQHADKLSALMITYPSTHGVFEEQIIRICDLVHQAGGQVYMDGANMNAQVGLTAPGRIGADVCHLNLHKTFCIPHGGGGPGVGPIGVAAHLVPHLPNHPLLAEAGPATGYGPVSAAPFGSASILPISYAYIRMMGAEALTRATQVAILNANYIARRLDGHFPVLYKGARGMVAHECILDCRGFQQGGGVLVEDIAKRLQDYGFHAPTMSWPVAGTLMVEPTESETKAELDRFCDAMIAIRAEIRAVEQGRMDKADNPLKNAPHTAEEVMAVEWTHPYSRQEAAFPLPYVAARKYWPPVKRVDNVYGDRNLICTCAPLEDYANAHQIAAE comes from the coding sequence ATGTCCAGCGCCCTCGCCGAACTCCAGGCGCTGGAGGACCATGGCGCCTTCGCGGAGCGGCATATCGGCCCTTCGCCGGCCGAGATCGACGCCATGCTGAAGGTGGTCGGCGTCGACAGCCTGGATGCGCTGGCCGACCGCACGGTGCCCGCCGATATCCGCGGGCAGGACCTCTCCGTCCTGCCGCCCGCGATCACTGAGGCCGAGGTGATCGCCGAGCTGCGCGCGCTGTCGGAGAAGAATGTCCGCCGCAAGTCGCTGATCGGCATGGGCTACCATGGCACGCATGTGCCGCCCGTGATCCTGCGCAACGTGCTGGAGAACCCCGGCTGGTACACGGCCTATACGCCCTATCAGGCCGAGATCGCCCAGGGCCGGCTGGAAGCCCTGGTGAACTTCCAGACCATGGTGACGGACCTGACCGGCCTGCCCGTCGCCAATGCCTCGCTGCTGGACGAGGCGACCGCCGCCGCCGAGGCGATGGCGCTGGCCCTCGCCGCCACCAGGGCGAAATCCTCCACCCTGCTGGTGGCGGCGGATGTGCATCCGCAGACCATCGCCGTGGTGCGCACCCGCGCCGAGCCGCTGAAGCTGGCGGTGGAGATCGTGACCCCGGCTGAGATCGCCGCCGCCTGCGCCGCGAAGAAGCCCTTTGCCCTGCTGCTGCAATATCCCGGCACCACGGGCGAGGTGCGGGACATCGCGCCGGAGATCGCCGCCGCGCAGGCGGCCGGTGGCCTGGCCATCGTCGCGGCCGATCCGCTGTCGATGGTGCTGCTGAAGGCGCCGGGCGAGATGGGTGCGGATGTCGTCATCGGCTCCTCCCAGCGCTTCGGCGTGCCGATGGGCTATGGCGGTCCGCATGCTGCCTTCATGGCGGTGAAGGATGCCTATAAGCGCCTGATGCCCGGCCGCCTGGTCGGCGTCTCCGTCGATGTGGCCGGCAAGCCCGCCATGCGTCTGGCCCTTCAGACGCGCGAGCAGCATATCCGGCGGGAGAAGGCGACCTCCAACATCTGCACCGCGCAGGTGCTGCTGGCCGTCATGGCCGGCATGTATGCGGTGTGGCACGGGCCGGAAGGGCTGCGCCGCATCGCGAAGCGCGTGGCCTTGCAGGCCCGCCTGCTGGCCGGCGCCGCCGAGGCCGCCGGGCTGAAGCTGCGCCATGTCGGGTTCTTCGACACCATCACCATCGAAGCCGGCGACAAGGCCGACGCCCTCTACCACGCGGCCTATGAGCGCGGCTTCAACCTCCGCAAGCTGGACGATGGCGCCCTCTCCATCGCGTTGGACGAGACCGTCACGCGCGAGGAGCTGGCGGTGCTGGCCGAGGTGCTGGGCGGCGCGCTCGGCACCCCCGCCGGCGGCATCCCGCAGGCGCTGGAGCGGCAGTCGGCGATCCTGACGGCGGCGGTGTTCCATACGCACCATGCCGAGCACGCCATGCTCCGCTACCTCAAGAGCCTGGAGGACAAGGACGTCGCGCTGAACCGCAGCATGATCCCGCTCGGTTCCTGCACGATGAAGCTGAATGCGACGGCGGAGATGATCCCCGTCACCTTCCCCGGCTTCTCGGACATCCATCCCTTCGCGCCAGCCGATCAGGCGCAGGGCTATATCGAGATGATCCGGCGGCTGGAGAGCTGGCTGGCCGCCATCACCGGCTTCGCCGGCGTCTCCCTGCAGCCGAATGCCGGCAGCCAGGGCGAGTATGCGGGCCTGCTGGCGATCCGCGCCTTCCATCATGCCAATGGCCATGGCGAGCGCGACATCTGCCTGATCCCGTCCTCCGCCCATGGCACCAACCCCGCCTCGGCCGCGATGGCCGGCATGCGGGTGGTGGTGGTCGGCTGCGACCGCGACGGCAACGTGGATCTTCCCGATCTTGAGGCCAAGATCGCGCAGCATGCCGATAAGCTCTCGGCGCTGATGATCACCTATCCCTCGACGCATGGCGTCTTCGAGGAACAGATCATCCGCATCTGCGACCTGGTCCATCAGGCCGGCGGGCAGGTCTATATGGACGGCGCCAATATGAACGCGCAGGTGGGCCTGACCGCCCCCGGCCGGATCGGCGCCGATGTCTGCCACCTGAACCTGCACAAGACCTTCTGCATCCCGCATGGCGGCGGCGGCCCGGGCGTGGGGCCGATCGGCGTGGCGGCGCATCTGGTGCCGCATCTGCCGAACCATCCGCTGCTGGCGGAAGCGGGCCCCGCCACCGGCTATGGCCCGGTCTCGGCGGCGCCCTTCGGCAGCGCCTCCATCCTGCCCATCAGCTACGCCTATATCCGCATGATGGGTGCGGAGGCGCTGACGCGAGCCACCCAGGTCGCCATCCTCAACGCCAACTACATCGCCCGCCGGCTCGATGGGCACTTCCCCGTGCTCTACAAGGGCGCACGCGGCATGGTGGCGCATGAGTGCATCCTGGACTGCCGCGGCTTCCAGCAGGGCGGCGGCGTGCTGGTGGAAGACATCGCCAAGCGCCTTCAGGACTACGGCTTCCATGCGCCGACCATGTCCTGGCCGGTGGCGGGCACGCTGATGGTGGAGCCCACGGAGAGCGAGACCAAGGCCGAGCTGGACCGCTTCTGCGATGCCATGATCGCCATCCGCGCCGAGATCCGCGCGGTGGAGCAGGGCCGCATGGACAAAGCCGACAACCCGCTGAAGAACGCGCCCCATACCGCCGAGGAAGTCATGGCGGTGGAATGGACGCATCCCTACAGCCGCCAGGAAGCAGCCTTCCCGCTGCCCTATGTCGCCGCCCGCAAATACTGGCCGCCGGTCAAGCGGGTGGACAATGTCTATGGCGACCGCAACCTGATCTGCACCTGCGCGCCGTTGGAAGACTACGCCAACGCGCATCAGATCGCGGCCGAGTAA
- a CDS encoding Bug family tripartite tricarboxylate transporter substrate binding protein: MLTRRCLGSRTATLALTAAGLTLARPALAAFPDRPITIIVPFAPGGANDLAGRLLADRIGPLLTAEGRALVENRPGGGSAIGADYVRRARPDGYTLLVGSASTLAVAPASGAAAARYHPTRDFTPITVVGTSPLGVVVPANSGVTSLQQLVDRLRAEPGQIAYASSGVGGVAHLGADYLANLAGTSAQHIPYRGGSQTAESLIKGETLYAVDQLGSVVGQVRDGALRLLAVTTRQRDPNFPDVPTVAEAVLPDYELTTWTAMVGPKDMPDDIAEALSKAANAALAEPRVRERLESTGTTPVPDSTPASTRAFLDREFALYQNIVQRIGLKLD; the protein is encoded by the coding sequence ATGCTGACCCGACGCTGCCTTGGCAGCCGAACCGCCACTCTTGCCCTTACCGCCGCGGGGCTCACCCTCGCGCGCCCTGCCCTGGCCGCCTTTCCGGACCGGCCGATCACCATCATCGTCCCCTTCGCCCCCGGCGGCGCGAACGACTTGGCCGGCCGCCTTCTCGCGGACCGCATCGGCCCGCTTCTCACCGCCGAGGGGCGCGCGCTGGTGGAGAACCGCCCAGGCGGGGGCAGCGCGATCGGGGCGGATTACGTCCGCCGCGCCCGCCCAGACGGCTACACGCTGCTGGTGGGCTCCGCTTCCACCCTGGCCGTCGCGCCCGCCTCCGGCGCCGCCGCCGCGCGCTACCATCCCACCAGGGACTTCACGCCGATCACCGTCGTCGGCACCAGCCCGCTCGGCGTGGTGGTGCCGGCGAATTCCGGCGTCACCTCGCTGCAACAGCTGGTCGACCGGCTGCGCGCCGAGCCCGGGCAGATCGCCTATGCCAGTTCCGGCGTCGGCGGCGTGGCCCATCTCGGCGCTGACTACCTGGCGAATCTCGCCGGCACCAGCGCGCAGCACATCCCTTATCGTGGTGGCTCTCAGACCGCGGAATCCCTCATCAAGGGAGAGACGCTCTACGCGGTCGATCAGCTGGGCTCCGTCGTCGGCCAGGTGCGCGACGGCGCGCTACGGCTGCTGGCCGTCACGACCCGCCAGCGCGACCCGAACTTCCCGGACGTGCCGACCGTCGCGGAGGCCGTGCTGCCGGATTACGAGCTGACCACCTGGACGGCGATGGTAGGCCCCAAGGATATGCCGGACGATATCGCGGAGGCGCTGAGCAAGGCCGCCAACGCGGCTCTTGCCGAGCCCCGCGTGCGCGAGCGGCTGGAAAGCACCGGCACCACCCCCGTGCCGGACAGCACCCCCGCCTCCACCCGCGCTTTTCTGGACCGCGAATTCGCGTTGTACCAGAACATCGTCCAGCGCATCGGGCTGAAGCTGGATTAG
- the gcvH gene encoding glycine cleavage system protein GcvH encodes MAELKFTKDHEWVRLEGGVATIGITEHAQNALGDVVFVELPEAGREVAAEEAVAVVESVKAASDVYAPIAGKVVEANQALVDDPALANSAPTTDGWFFKMEPADPASIDALMSEADYAAFVSSL; translated from the coding sequence ATGGCCGAGTTGAAGTTCACCAAGGATCATGAATGGGTGCGGCTGGAGGGTGGCGTCGCCACCATCGGCATCACCGAGCATGCGCAGAATGCCCTGGGCGACGTGGTCTTCGTCGAGCTGCCGGAGGCCGGCCGTGAGGTCGCGGCCGAGGAGGCTGTGGCGGTTGTGGAGAGCGTGAAGGCGGCGTCCGACGTCTATGCGCCCATCGCCGGCAAGGTGGTGGAGGCCAATCAGGCCCTGGTCGATGATCCCGCCCTGGCCAATTCCGCGCCGACCACGGATGGCTGGTTCTTCAAGATGGAGCCCGCCGACCCCGCCTCCATCGACGCGCTGATGAGCGAGGCCGACTACGCGGCATTCGTGAGCAGCCTCTGA
- the rnhA gene encoding ribonuclease HI: MASDVFESAAPEAAERVVEIWTDGGCKPNPGPGGWAAILKFGDVEKELSGHDPATTNNRMELTAAASALEALKRPCTVILHTDSEYVRNGISRWIHGWVRNNWRNAAKDPVANYELWQRLLAAAKPHKVEWRWVRGHAGDPMNERADRLATIARDSGKA, translated from the coding sequence ATGGCCTCTGACGTTTTCGAATCCGCCGCGCCCGAGGCCGCTGAGCGCGTGGTGGAAATCTGGACCGATGGCGGCTGCAAGCCCAATCCCGGCCCCGGCGGCTGGGCCGCGATCCTGAAGTTCGGTGATGTGGAGAAGGAACTCTCCGGCCATGATCCCGCCACCACCAACAACCGCATGGAGCTGACGGCGGCCGCGAGTGCGCTGGAGGCGCTGAAGCGCCCCTGCACCGTCATCCTGCACACCGACAGCGAATATGTCCGCAACGGCATCAGCCGCTGGATTCATGGCTGGGTCCGCAACAACTGGCGCAACGCCGCCAAGGACCCGGTGGCGAATTACGAGTTGTGGCAGCGCCTGCTGGCCGCCGCCAAGCCGCACAAGGTGGAATGGCGCTGGGTGCGTGGCCATGCGGGCGACCCGATGAACGAGCGTGCCGACAGGCTGGCGACAATCGCGCGGGACTCCGGGAAAGCCTGA
- a CDS encoding NUDIX hydrolase produces the protein MTDHAPWEVLTSRSVLRDRWIDVTADACRDARGHLLDPFYTFSYPDWVQVVALTPEDGIVLVRQYRHGAQAQTLELPAGAMETSDAGPVETAARELREETGFVAGSLRHVCSLHPNTATHRNLCHTVLALDVLPTATTQHEPGEDIAVEILPLTAVLAGLNAGLLPQAMHVSALLLALSDAGKLDFSLRL, from the coding sequence GTGACGGATCATGCCCCCTGGGAGGTCCTGACCTCCCGCAGCGTCCTGCGGGACCGCTGGATCGACGTCACGGCCGATGCCTGCCGGGACGCCAGAGGCCATCTCCTCGACCCCTTCTACACGTTTTCCTATCCGGACTGGGTGCAGGTTGTCGCGCTGACGCCGGAGGACGGGATCGTGCTGGTCCGGCAATACCGCCACGGCGCCCAGGCCCAGACGCTGGAACTGCCTGCCGGCGCCATGGAAACCAGCGATGCCGGGCCAGTCGAGACAGCGGCGCGGGAATTGCGGGAGGAGACGGGATTTGTCGCCGGCAGCCTGCGACATGTCTGTTCCCTGCACCCGAATACCGCCACCCACCGCAATCTCTGCCATACGGTCCTCGCGCTGGATGTGCTGCCCACCGCCACCACGCAGCATGAGCCGGGCGAGGATATCGCGGTGGAGATCCTGCCGCTGACCGCCGTGCTGGCCGGGCTGAATGCCGGGCTGCTGCCCCAGGCCATGCACGTCTCGGCGCTGCTGCTGGCCTTGTCGGATGCCGGAAAGCTGGATTTCTCCCTGCGGCTCTGA
- a CDS encoding DksA/TraR family C4-type zinc finger protein has protein sequence MASGWAPDSAVQDQIDDTVTDGVLRARSHLPTGDGATHCLECGDEIPAARRRALPGVRTCVPCQSALDRRPVNIGFNRRGSKDSQLR, from the coding sequence ATGGCCAGCGGATGGGCTCCTGACAGCGCAGTGCAGGATCAGATCGACGATACAGTCACGGATGGAGTCCTGAGAGCGCGTTCTCACCTGCCCACCGGGGATGGGGCAACCCATTGCCTGGAATGTGGCGATGAGATTCCGGCGGCACGCCGCCGCGCGCTTCCGGGAGTGAGAACCTGCGTCCCGTGCCAGTCGGCCCTTGACCGCCGCCCGGTGAATATCGGCTTCAACCGCAGGGGCAGCAAGGACAGCCAGCTCAGATAG
- a CDS encoding homoserine kinase produces MAVYTEISDEALRAFLTEYDLGELVAFRGIAEGVENSNYALKTTTADYILTLYEKRVNPAELPWFLGLMRHLAARGLSCPQPVAARDGEALRELCGRPAAICTFLPGVWPRRVRQGHCAPLGAALAELHAAGAGFAQERANSLGPHAWAPLLDRCRKGGDAVQPGLIAELDGHLEGILRDWPRGLPRGHIHADLFPDNVFFLDDAEGAPRVSGLIDFYFACTDFLAYDLAVCLNAWCFEQDFSFNVTKARAMIHAYQSLRPLTEAELAALPLLCRGAAMRFLLTRLFDWTHTPAGAMVTRKDPLEYLKRLRFHAAARDIHAYGL; encoded by the coding sequence ATGGCTGTCTATACCGAGATCTCGGACGAGGCGCTGCGCGCCTTCCTGACCGAGTACGACCTGGGCGAACTGGTCGCCTTCCGTGGCATCGCAGAGGGGGTGGAGAACAGCAACTACGCCCTCAAGACCACGACCGCCGACTATATCCTGACGCTCTATGAGAAGCGGGTGAACCCGGCCGAACTGCCCTGGTTCCTGGGCCTGATGCGGCATCTGGCGGCGCGCGGCCTCTCCTGCCCCCAGCCGGTCGCGGCGCGGGATGGGGAGGCGCTGCGGGAGCTGTGCGGCCGCCCCGCCGCCATCTGCACCTTCCTGCCGGGCGTCTGGCCGCGCCGGGTGCGGCAGGGCCATTGCGCGCCGCTGGGCGCCGCGCTGGCGGAACTGCATGCCGCCGGCGCCGGCTTCGCGCAGGAGCGCGCGAACAGCCTGGGCCCGCATGCCTGGGCGCCGCTGCTGGACCGCTGCCGCAAGGGCGGCGACGCGGTGCAGCCCGGCCTGATCGCCGAGCTGGACGGCCATCTGGAGGGCATCCTGCGCGACTGGCCGCGCGGCCTGCCGCGCGGACATATCCATGCCGACCTCTTCCCCGACAATGTCTTCTTCCTGGACGATGCCGAGGGCGCGCCACGTGTCTCCGGGCTGATCGACTTCTATTTCGCCTGCACCGATTTCCTGGCCTATGACCTGGCCGTCTGCCTGAATGCCTGGTGCTTCGAGCAGGATTTTTCCTTCAACGTCACCAAGGCGCGGGCGATGATCCACGCCTACCAGTCCCTGCGCCCGCTGACGGAGGCGGAACTGGCGGCGCTGCCGCTGCTGTGCCGTGGCGCGGCCATGCGCTTCCTGCTGACGCGGCTCTTCGACTGGACCCATACGCCGGCGGGCGCGATGGTCACGCGCAAGGACCCGCTGGAATACCTCAAGCGCCTGCGCTTCCATGCCGCCGCCCGGGACATCCACGCCTATGGCCTCTGA
- a CDS encoding PEP-CTERM sorting domain-containing protein: MTFLRKTCLATAVTLALALAAPRAEAAYLDPASWTTALSGVVAQYGAVTLTGMPGYSVTFEDAFGTWTPETQSDPVYVGPNANPSAGSYSSRGFLSLSPLSAGSLGAAYTCHSFYNPCLGIFRATFTLPYDIIGLTGSLRVGAGYWPSLGNGLFPELEIAEIIDGIEWRYPGNSYFYGQLFDAPTNTFTVTWRDGTRSADAFASFVLSNAMVVIAPVPEPASMALFGMGLLGLGLARRRRAERPARVRAVSNLPPGDC; encoded by the coding sequence ATGACGTTCCTGCGTAAGACCTGTCTGGCGACCGCCGTCACCCTCGCTCTTGCCCTGGCCGCGCCACGCGCCGAGGCAGCCTATCTCGACCCCGCATCCTGGACGACCGCCCTGTCCGGTGTCGTGGCGCAATATGGTGCGGTCACGCTGACGGGGATGCCGGGCTACTCCGTCACTTTCGAGGACGCTTTCGGCACCTGGACCCCGGAAACCCAGAGCGATCCGGTCTATGTTGGTCCTAACGCGAATCCCTCTGCCGGTAGCTACTCCAGCCGGGGCTTCTTAAGCCTCTCGCCGCTATCAGCCGGAAGTCTGGGCGCGGCCTACACCTGCCACTCCTTCTACAACCCCTGCCTCGGCATCTTCCGCGCGACCTTCACGCTGCCCTATGACATCATCGGGCTCACCGGCAGCCTGCGGGTCGGAGCCGGCTACTGGCCTTCGCTCGGCAACGGACTTTTTCCCGAATTGGAAATCGCCGAGATCATCGACGGGATCGAGTGGAGGTATCCAGGTAATTCCTACTTCTACGGGCAGCTTTTCGATGCGCCGACCAACACCTTCACTGTGACATGGCGCGACGGCACGAGAAGCGCGGATGCTTTTGCCAGCTTTGTGCTGTCCAATGCGATGGTGGTGATCGCCCCGGTGCCGGAGCCCGCCTCGATGGCGCTGTTCGGCATGGGGCTGCTCGGGCTGGGGCTGGCCCGGCGGCGGCGGGCTGAACGGCCGGCGCGGGTCCGGGCAGTCTCAAACCTGCCGCCCGGGGATTGCTAA
- the ispH gene encoding 4-hydroxy-3-methylbut-2-enyl diphosphate reductase — translation MTLPRSQAAPKPPLHVLMAGPRGFCAGVDRAIKIVEQAIQKFGSPVYVRHEIVHNKFVVQSLEAQGAIFVEELDEVPPDAPVVFSAHGVPKSVPAEARRRNMMYLDATCPLVSKVHREAERHQAAGRHILLIGHEGHPEVVGTMGQLPEGSATIIETVEDAEAVQPPEGPLAFTTQTTLSVDDTAEIVATLQRRFPRLVGPGKEDICYATTNRQAAVKAIAARSEMVVVVGAPNSSNSVRLREVAIRAGCQRAVMVQRGADLDPAQVDGVATLGLTAGASAPEVLVEEVLVRLRERFTVTTEEVVVAVEDITFRVPPMQRPGR, via the coding sequence ATGACCCTGCCCAGATCCCAGGCTGCCCCCAAGCCGCCCCTGCATGTGCTGATGGCCGGCCCGCGCGGCTTCTGCGCCGGCGTGGACCGCGCCATCAAGATCGTCGAGCAGGCCATCCAGAAATTCGGCTCCCCCGTCTATGTGCGGCACGAGATCGTGCACAATAAATTCGTGGTGCAGAGCCTGGAGGCCCAGGGCGCCATCTTCGTCGAGGAACTGGACGAGGTTCCGCCGGATGCCCCGGTGGTCTTCAGCGCCCATGGCGTGCCGAAATCCGTGCCCGCCGAGGCGCGGCGGCGGAACATGATGTATCTAGACGCCACCTGCCCCTTGGTCAGCAAGGTGCACCGGGAGGCCGAGCGCCATCAGGCCGCCGGCCGCCACATCCTGCTGATCGGCCATGAGGGGCATCCGGAGGTCGTCGGCACCATGGGCCAGTTGCCCGAGGGCAGCGCCACCATCATCGAGACGGTGGAGGATGCCGAGGCGGTGCAGCCGCCCGAGGGCCCCCTGGCCTTCACCACCCAGACCACCCTCTCGGTCGACGACACCGCCGAGATCGTCGCGACCCTCCAGCGCCGCTTCCCCCGCCTCGTCGGGCCGGGGAAGGAGGATATCTGCTATGCCACCACCAACCGGCAGGCGGCGGTCAAGGCCATCGCCGCGCGGTCGGAGATGGTGGTGGTGGTCGGCGCCCCCAATTCCTCCAACAGCGTGCGGCTGCGGGAAGTCGCCATCCGCGCCGGCTGCCAGCGCGCGGTCATGGTGCAGCGCGGCGCCGACCTCGACCCGGCCCAGGTGGATGGCGTGGCCACCCTGGGCCTGACCGCAGGCGCCAGCGCCCCCGAAGTGCTGGTGGAGGAAGTGCTGGTCCGACTGCGGGAGCGCTTCACCGTGACCACCGAGGAAGTGGTGGTGGCGGTCGAGGACATCACCTTCCGCGTTCCCCCGATGCAACGCCCCGGACGATAA